A window of Maioricimonas rarisocia genomic DNA:
CTGCAGACCGCTGTCGATCGTCAGAATCACGTCCTGACCGTCCGTCGGCTCGCGGACCGTCTCGGTGTCGATCGTTTCCCCCTGACGGTTGCGGGTCAGTCGCCGCATGCCTCGCAGGCCACGCAGGTGACGATCGTACGCCCGTTCGATACCGCTGCGTCCAATGCGGTCTCCCACTTCGTAGTCGAGAGGATCACCTTCGGGGAACCGCTCCCGGCGTGCCTCGATTTCCTCGGCCGTCACCGGCTGACGTCGGCCGATCAGGTGAGCGGCCAGATCGTTGCCAGGGTAGAGCCGTTCGGTGGCCCGTTCGATGCGAACTTCCGGAAAGCGGGAGGGATGCGATTCGATGACGGAAACCACCTCGACGGGCACGTGCTCGGCGATACGGTGGTAGTCGAGTTGTTCGCGGATGATCAGCGGGCTCTCGAGGTCACGCCGCGGAGGCGTCGTCAGTTCTTCGACGACGCTGTCCCAACCCGCTTCCCACCAGGGACGCTGCGATTCCGGCTCGGTCTCGACCGACTCCGATTCAGCAGTCGCCGCCCGTCGCTGCCGGACGTGTTCGAGGATCCGTTCGACGCGCCGCTGGATGAGCCGCCGCCGCCGGTCAAACTCGTCATCCGACAGCCCGGTCACGTAAGCCAGTTCGGACCACATCTGTTGCCGCTGGGCGAGGACCGTTTCGGTCATCTGCCGAATGTGCTCCGGATCTCGCCGCTGATGCCGGGGCAGTCGCGATCGGACCGTCTGCTTCAGCCATCGCTCGTCGGGCGGATCCTCCAGCCAGCGATAGTGGACCGAAACGTCGAACCGCGGTTCGTCGAAGGCGAGGATCTGGCCGTCCGCGGTGAGGATGCGCCCGTCGCGGCTGGGGATCGGTTCGAACGATTCGTAGGTGCGGTCCCAGACCTCGGTGAACTGCTCGGGGATCCGCGTCTGCAGATGCACCAGCCGTCCCGCCACGACGCTCAACACCAGCCCCAGCAGCACCAGCAGCGTGCGCAGCCGAAATTGCGGCGCGTGGTCGACGTTCCACCTCGGTGAGGCAGGGGGCATCGCCAGTGGTGTTTCGGGACGGTTACGCATGAACAAGCCGCGGGTAAGACGTGGGCCGACCGAGAAAGGTGGATCAGGTACGCGCGAGCTTGCGCGGGGGACGAAGGAGACGCACCGCGCGGCCGGGCAGGGCAATCGCCAGCACAAGCAGAGCGGTCGCCGCTCCGCGACCGGCGGCCAGCATCACGTCCGGACCTTCGAGCAGCTTTCCAGACTCCACCCAGACGCGTGCGGCAGTCCGCGAGAGAATCAGAAACGTGACGGCCAGCATCGTGACGACCACCAGCTTTGTCAGCGGTGGCTGCGAATGCCGCCGCAGGGCTCTTCTGAGCAGCGGCACGAGCGCCGCGGCGACGATCATTCCCACTCCCAGCGGACCGGCCCCCAGTGCGTCGATCAACAGCCCGAGTGCTCCCCCCAGTATTACCGACGTGCTGGAGGATCGGGGCAGGATCATCAGCAACAGGCATGCGGACAGCAGGTCGGGAACCAGCACATTCGACGCACGCAGGTGAGCCGCTGCCGCGATATCGACCGCTGCAGCCGCGTAGATCACCAGCAGAAGGGAAAGGATCTGGCGCACGGAGAGCCTCACGGCTGTGGTCTGGAGGGAACGGCGGCGAGACGCTCAGCACGCAGGTGCTCGGTCAGGACTTCCACGTGGCCTGGCAGACCTTCGGCGAGAGATATGGCCGGATCGACCTCGATGACCCAGTGGGAGGCCCCGGTCGCGAGCTCGGCCCGAACCACGGTCCCATAGTGCAGCGGAACGCCGCCGGGAGATCGAAGCACCGGCGAGTAAACCAGGTCACCCACCGCAACCGGAGCGGTCGCCGACACGAACTGCAGCAGGCATCCCCCTTCGCCATCGCCGGTCAGGACACCTTCGGCTCCGAAGACCGTTCCTTCAGAAAGACGGCGGACGAGCTGAGCGGCCCCGCGAAACCCGGGATCGGTGACCGGCTGGACGGTGCTGGTCCAGCGGCCGACCGAGCTGATGCGACCGACCGCCTGCCGGCCGGCGCGGACGAGCAGATCTGCCTCGACGCCGCTGGTTTCCCCCTGATCGATCAACAGTCCGTCATCACCCAGAACGAAATCGCCAACGGCCAGTCCATCGTGCGTGCCCCGGTTCAGCAGGGAGGTGGACCATTCGATCAGCCGGTCCCGGTCGCCTCCCAGAACGCGTGCGGGCACCACGGAGAGTATCGTGAGCGATTCGCTGGCGGTGACATTCACGTCAGTCTGAAGCCGCTCCAGATCCTCCCGCAGCCGGGCCTCGCGGATCTGCATCGCCAGTGCGGCCCTCCGCCAGTGGGCGAGTTCCTCTTCGAGCTGCTCGACCGGGCTGGTGTCGACAGGTCGGTATCGCAGGTCCGCAATGATGCGCGAGGATTTCGACCAGGCGGTCTGGATCATCGACGCCCCGGGAGCGACCAGATCCCGCGCACGGTTGCGGATCGGTCCGGAACTGTCCGAGGACGAGGCGAGCAGCAGTCCCCCCAGCAGCCAGCAGACCGACATGGCGAGGAGCTCCCGTCTGAGAGTTTTTCGCGCCATGGGGGATGGGATCCTGTCGATGCCGAATACAAACCGTACTGCTGCCGTGGTGACGTCGATCCGGTTAGACGTCGCTCGTTTCCGAGTCGAGACTGTGTCGCCAGTGGTCGAGGTGTTCCAGACAGATCGCCGTCCCGCGGGCGACAGTGGTCAGCGGATCTTCCGCGACCCGAACCGGCACGCCGAGCTGTTCGCGCATCAGCAGGTCCAGTCGGCGAAGCAGGGCTCCCCCTCCGGTCAGGACCAGCCCGGTATCGGAGAGGTCGGCGACAAGTTCTGGGTCACACTGTTCGATGACGTGTTTGACCGACTCGAGAATCGCCTCGATCGGTTTCCGCAGCGCTTCGCGAATCTCTTCACTGGTGACGGTGGCCCGCCGGGGAATCCCGCTGATCGTATCGAGTCCCCGCACCTCCATCGTCAGCTCTTCCTCGAGGGGATAGGCGCTGCCGATCTGGATCTTGATCTGCTCGGCGGTCTGCGTACCGATCCTCAGTGAGAACCGTTTCCGCATCGACTCGACGATCGCTTCGTCCATTTCGTCGCCGGCCACGCGGATCGACTTCGAAACGACGATGTCCCCCAGGCTGAGGATCGCGACTTCGGTCGTGCCGCCGCCGATGTCGCACACCATGCTCGCGAGCGGCTCGGAGATCGGCAGCCCGGCGCCGATGCTGGCCGCCTTGGATTCCTGGATCAGGTAGATTCGTCCCGCGCCGGCCCGCTCGGCACTGTTGAAGACGGCCCGTTTCTCGACGGGGGTGATCCCGCCCGGGACGGCGATGACAACACGGGGACGCAGGCCGGTACTTTGCCGCAGTGCCTTGCGGATGAAGTACTGCAGCATCTCCTCGCACAGCTCGAAGTCGGTGATCACACCGTCCTTGAGGGGCCGTACCGCCGTGATCGAATCGGGCGTGCGGCCAAGCATTTGCCGGGCCAGACGGCCCACAGCGGCTCCCCGGCCGAGAATCTGGCGTTTACCACGCTCGAGGGCGACAACGGACGGTTCGTCCACGACGATCCCCGCTCCGTGAACGGCAACCAGCGTGTTGGCCGTTCCCAGATCGATTCCGAGGTCCGGACAGAACCATCTCCGCAACCGGTTGAGCATCCTTGCCCTGCTGTGCGTGGAGGAAACGCGGCGAACATCCGGCGCCGCGCAGGTCTCGAAGGGGCGCACAGGTTGGACGCAGCCACCTGTGGCCGGCGCGAGTTGTATTCCCGATCGGCAGATTCTGCAAGATGCAGTTGGCGGGATAGGCAGAGCAGGGCAGCCGCGCAAGCCGGAATGTCCGTCCGGGGGAACCCCGTTGGTCACTCGACAGCGTCCGCGGACCGGGGCAAGCCCGCGTGCGGCACGTTGGCCGCACGGCGAGTTGCACG
This region includes:
- the mreB gene encoding rod shape-determining protein; translation: MLNRLRRWFCPDLGIDLGTANTLVAVHGAGIVVDEPSVVALERGKRQILGRGAAVGRLARQMLGRTPDSITAVRPLKDGVITDFELCEEMLQYFIRKALRQSTGLRPRVVIAVPGGITPVEKRAVFNSAERAGAGRIYLIQESKAASIGAGLPISEPLASMVCDIGGGTTEVAILSLGDIVVSKSIRVAGDEMDEAIVESMRKRFSLRIGTQTAEQIKIQIGSAYPLEEELTMEVRGLDTISGIPRRATVTSEEIREALRKPIEAILESVKHVIEQCDPELVADLSDTGLVLTGGGALLRRLDLLMREQLGVPVRVAEDPLTTVARGTAICLEHLDHWRHSLDSETSDV
- the mreD gene encoding rod shape-determining protein MreD, with protein sequence MRQILSLLLVIYAAAAVDIAAAAHLRASNVLVPDLLSACLLLMILPRSSSTSVILGGALGLLIDALGAGPLGVGMIVAAALVPLLRRALRRHSQPPLTKLVVVTMLAVTFLILSRTAARVWVESGKLLEGPDVMLAAGRGAATALLVLAIALPGRAVRLLRPPRKLART
- the mreC gene encoding rod shape-determining protein MreC, with amino-acid sequence MARKTLRRELLAMSVCWLLGGLLLASSSDSSGPIRNRARDLVAPGASMIQTAWSKSSRIIADLRYRPVDTSPVEQLEEELAHWRRAALAMQIREARLREDLERLQTDVNVTASESLTILSVVPARVLGGDRDRLIEWSTSLLNRGTHDGLAVGDFVLGDDGLLIDQGETSGVEADLLVRAGRQAVGRISSVGRWTSTVQPVTDPGFRGAAQLVRRLSEGTVFGAEGVLTGDGEGGCLLQFVSATAPVAVGDLVYSPVLRSPGGVPLHYGTVVRAELATGASHWVIEVDPAISLAEGLPGHVEVLTEHLRAERLAAVPSRPQP